In the genome of Nitrospira sp. MA-1, one region contains:
- a CDS encoding response regulator, which produces MYGIDQDHVVTKPFLFVVDDDEVVRRSIVKRLIRLNCTVRDFESGEALINSLEHLKENPDVILLDYKMKGINGIETLRRLRKTHPMIPTFIFTAYAGERDLSLVEELGNCEVLLKTVDLHALHHIVNGAMAIKKLRMSECADC; this is translated from the coding sequence ATGTACGGCATAGACCAGGACCATGTGGTGACCAAACCCTTTTTATTCGTGGTGGATGATGATGAGGTCGTTCGTCGGAGTATTGTCAAAAGATTGATTCGTCTGAACTGTACGGTGAGAGATTTTGAATCTGGGGAAGCGTTAATTAATTCCTTAGAACATTTGAAAGAAAATCCGGACGTGATTTTGTTGGACTATAAAATGAAAGGGATAAATGGGATTGAAACATTACGGCGTTTGCGGAAAACTCACCCCATGATCCCGACGTTTATCTTTACGGCCTATGCCGGGGAAAGGGATTTGAGCCTAGTGGAGGAACTTGGCAATTGTGAGGTCCTGCTCAAAACCGTGGATCTTCATGCCTTGCACCACATCGTGAATGGGGCTATGGCGATCAAAAAATTACGAATGAGTGAATGTGCTGATTGTTAG
- a CDS encoding sigma 54-interacting transcriptional regulator has translation MERIERNYRALLNVAIVLNSQRDTSSLWQAIIEQIEQVMPWARASVTLYDRKSDGFQFYVVTTHLARVVVQGDTVIPRVGSGMGWVYDHKTLHVRPDLNQHQVFLEDPWYAEEGLGRMINLPLLVRGKCVGVLNLGSVDAGDPDPDAIEFLSQVAMQIAYAIDHVQAYEEINLLRQHLARENVYLVEELKLTKHFGAMVGRSQVFQHVLELAREVAPTTATVLITGETGTGKELLAQAIHDWSLRAKKPFIRVNCAALPAGLVESELFGHEKGAFTGADTRREGRFELAHGGTLLLDEIGEIPLETQAKLLRVIQDGMVDRVGGKQSIPVDIRLMASTNADLPSAIEQGRFRADLFYRLHVFPITIPPLRARPEDIPELAQHFLEHYAIKLKRPCELIEPDSLQRLIRYSWPGNIRELENVIERAVILSHQKVLRIDERLLILHNTRQESKAPAGLVDFERQHILQTLASSNWQIEGENGAAEQLGLAPSTLRSRIKKLGLQRPNNSPPKK, from the coding sequence GTGGAACGAATTGAGAGAAATTACCGGGCGCTATTGAATGTCGCGATTGTGCTCAATTCACAACGGGATACCAGTAGTCTCTGGCAAGCGATTATCGAGCAAATTGAACAGGTCATGCCTTGGGCACGGGCGAGTGTGACCTTATATGATCGTAAATCGGACGGGTTCCAGTTTTATGTTGTGACGACTCATTTGGCCAGGGTCGTGGTCCAAGGTGATACGGTGATACCGCGTGTTGGGAGTGGAATGGGGTGGGTGTACGATCACAAAACGTTACATGTCCGTCCTGACCTCAATCAGCACCAGGTCTTTCTCGAAGACCCCTGGTATGCGGAGGAAGGACTTGGACGCATGATTAACCTTCCCCTGTTGGTTAGAGGGAAGTGTGTGGGAGTCTTGAATCTTGGGAGCGTTGATGCGGGTGACCCGGACCCAGATGCGATTGAGTTTTTATCGCAAGTGGCCATGCAAATTGCCTATGCGATTGATCATGTTCAGGCCTATGAGGAAATTAATCTGTTGCGTCAGCATTTGGCACGAGAAAATGTCTATCTGGTCGAGGAACTCAAACTGACAAAACATTTCGGGGCCATGGTCGGACGGAGTCAGGTTTTTCAGCATGTATTGGAACTCGCTCGCGAGGTGGCACCTACGACGGCGACGGTCCTCATCACCGGAGAAACGGGAACCGGGAAAGAACTCCTTGCCCAAGCCATTCATGATTGGAGCCTGCGTGCTAAAAAGCCGTTTATAAGGGTGAATTGTGCGGCCCTTCCAGCAGGATTGGTCGAAAGCGAATTATTTGGTCACGAAAAAGGCGCATTTACCGGAGCCGACACCAGGCGTGAGGGGCGTTTTGAGTTGGCTCATGGCGGGACCTTGTTGTTAGATGAAATCGGGGAAATTCCTTTGGAGACTCAAGCGAAATTATTACGAGTGATTCAGGACGGGATGGTTGATCGTGTGGGTGGCAAACAGTCTATCCCGGTGGATATTCGGTTGATGGCCTCGACCAATGCCGATCTGCCTTCAGCTATTGAGCAAGGTCGTTTTCGGGCTGACCTTTTTTATCGACTTCATGTGTTTCCGATTACTATCCCTCCACTCCGTGCCCGGCCGGAAGATATTCCAGAACTTGCACAGCATTTCCTTGAGCACTATGCCATTAAACTTAAGCGGCCCTGCGAATTGATTGAACCGGATTCTCTCCAGCGGCTTATCCGGTATTCCTGGCCGGGAAACATTCGAGAACTGGAAAATGTCATTGAGCGGGCGGTGATTCTCTCCCACCAAAAGGTTCTGCGTATTGATGAACGGCTCTTGATTCTCCACAACACGAGGCAGGAATCCAAGGCCCCGGCTGGGTTAGTCGATTTTGAACGGCAACATATTCTCCAGACGCTGGCTTCCAGCAATTGGCAGATCGAGGGGGAGAACGGAGCAGCGGAACAACTCGGATTGGCTCCGAGCACACTCCGGAGCCGGATCAAAAAGTTAGGTCTTCAACGGCCGAATAACTCACCCCCCAAAAAGTAA
- a CDS encoding FAD-dependent oxidoreductase, with product MKKLTKPSLYHVALKKRQAIATGTMAFYFDRPPGFTFTAGQFIDLSLPNLSKADPEGHTRALTLASSPSEQHLMVATRLRDTAFKRTLTDMSIGASIDIEGPFGQFILPTDDSRTIVFLAGGIGITPFRSMLVEAAHHKLSHRLILIYSNRHPKDAAFLNELQTLQKENEHFTCIGTMTSPNRTTEIWEGETGRIDQVMLKKYVKETENALYYVVGPPAMVNGLRKMLESAGIQKTNIRSEEFVGY from the coding sequence ATGAAAAAACTCACCAAGCCTTCTTTATATCACGTGGCATTGAAGAAACGTCAGGCCATCGCTACAGGAACAATGGCATTCTATTTTGACCGGCCGCCTGGATTCACATTTACCGCAGGTCAGTTTATCGATCTGTCATTACCGAATCTTTCAAAAGCCGATCCAGAGGGCCACACACGAGCTTTGACCCTTGCCAGCTCTCCTTCCGAACAACATCTCATGGTTGCCACACGTCTTCGGGACACCGCCTTTAAACGCACATTGACAGATATGTCTATTGGGGCTTCAATTGATATTGAAGGCCCATTCGGACAATTCATTCTGCCCACCGACGATTCCCGAACAATTGTCTTTCTCGCGGGAGGAATCGGGATTACACCTTTCCGAAGCATGCTGGTTGAAGCAGCCCACCACAAACTTTCACATCGACTCATTCTCATATATTCGAATCGGCATCCAAAAGATGCGGCTTTCCTTAATGAACTGCAAACCCTCCAAAAGGAAAATGAGCATTTTACATGTATTGGAACAATGACAAGCCCGAACAGAACCACCGAAATCTGGGAAGGGGAAACCGGCCGCATAGACCAAGTCATGCTCAAAAAATATGTCAAAGAAACGGAGAATGCTCTGTATTATGTTGTAGGGCCCCCTGCAATGGTTAATGGATTACGAAAGATGCTGGAGTCTGCAGGCATTCAAAAGACCAATATTCGCTCTGAAGAATTTGTGGGTTATTGA
- a CDS encoding transaldolase family protein, translating to MKFYLDTVSLTEIREIGSLGILDGIAMNASLVSEQGLNFYQGIREICRYVDSPISVGVLSIEEEAIVKEGMELSKIHRNVLVKCPLTPAGLKATKRLTAEGLRVNVSLCFSLTQALIAAKAGAWCVSICPDHTGDNQSMGNDITRKIVTVFRDYGLSTQVLLAGIRSPHEVLEAALAGGHICTMPYAMFRQLFDPAD from the coding sequence ATGAAATTTTATCTCGATACGGTGAGCCTCACAGAAATTCGGGAGATTGGCAGTCTGGGAATTTTGGATGGGATAGCTATGAACGCCAGTTTGGTTTCTGAGCAGGGTTTGAATTTTTATCAAGGAATTCGGGAAATCTGTCGTTATGTGGACAGCCCGATTAGTGTGGGTGTGTTGAGTATAGAAGAAGAAGCCATCGTCAAGGAAGGAATGGAATTATCAAAAATTCATAGAAATGTTCTGGTGAAATGTCCCTTGACACCTGCAGGTCTCAAGGCGACGAAGCGATTGACAGCCGAAGGTCTCCGGGTAAATGTGTCTCTGTGTTTTTCTCTTACGCAAGCATTGATTGCCGCGAAAGCCGGTGCGTGGTGTGTGTCCATTTGTCCCGATCACACCGGCGACAATCAATCTATGGGAAACGATATCACTCGCAAAATTGTCACAGTTTTTCGAGACTATGGGCTTTCCACTCAGGTGCTGCTCGCCGGTATCCGTTCTCCTCATGAGGTGCTTGAGGCGGCGTTGGCGGGAGGGCATATCTGCACCATGCCATATGCTATGTTTCGTCAACTTTTCGATCCTGCGGATTAA
- a CDS encoding nitrate oxidoreductase subunit beta, with the protein MPEVYNWQLGRKMLYPYEERHPKWQFAFVFNINRCLACQTCSMADKSTWLFSKGQEYMWWNNVETKPYGGYPQFYDVKITQLIEQVNPGGQVWNVRVGRKHHAPYGVFEGMTIFDAGAKIGQAAIGYIPTDQEWRFVNIYEDTATSMRAIVEGVDKTGFTKEEPWKMQGSSLPEHETYFFYLQRICNHCTYPGCLAACPRKAIYKRPEDGIVLIDQNRCRGYKKCVEQCPFKKPMYRGTTRVSEKCIACYPRVEGKDPLTGGEPMETRCMAACVGKIRLQGLVKVGDDGLWAEDRWNPLYYAIRVEQVALPLYPQWGTEPNGFYIPPRQAPRGYIRQMFGPGVDNAIEKYLVPSRELLAVLQLWRASQQIIFRYDVIPGPKVFETQIHGRKFEMYNDTVLGFNKSGKEAVRQQVEEPIYIRPAERVNWL; encoded by the coding sequence ATGCCTGAAGTGTATAACTGGCAGTTAGGACGAAAGATGCTGTATCCGTATGAGGAGCGGCATCCGAAATGGCAGTTTGCGTTTGTCTTTAACATCAACCGGTGTTTGGCATGTCAAACCTGCTCGATGGCGGACAAGTCGACGTGGCTGTTCAGCAAAGGGCAGGAATACATGTGGTGGAACAACGTGGAAACGAAGCCGTATGGGGGCTATCCACAATTTTACGACGTCAAGATTACGCAGCTCATCGAGCAAGTCAATCCGGGCGGCCAGGTGTGGAACGTGCGGGTGGGCCGCAAGCACCATGCACCGTACGGAGTGTTTGAAGGGATGACGATCTTTGATGCGGGGGCCAAGATCGGGCAGGCGGCCATTGGCTACATCCCGACCGACCAGGAATGGCGGTTTGTGAATATTTATGAAGACACGGCGACCTCGATGCGGGCGATCGTGGAAGGAGTGGATAAGACGGGGTTCACGAAAGAAGAGCCGTGGAAAATGCAAGGCAGCAGCTTGCCGGAGCATGAAACGTATTTCTTCTATCTGCAACGCATCTGTAACCACTGTACGTATCCAGGCTGTCTGGCGGCGTGTCCGCGGAAGGCCATCTACAAGCGGCCGGAAGACGGGATTGTGTTGATCGACCAGAACCGGTGCCGGGGGTACAAGAAGTGTGTGGAACAATGCCCGTTTAAGAAGCCGATGTACCGGGGCACGACGCGGGTAAGTGAGAAGTGTATTGCGTGCTATCCGCGGGTCGAGGGCAAAGACCCCCTCACGGGGGGCGAGCCGATGGAAACCCGATGTATGGCGGCGTGCGTGGGTAAGATCCGGTTGCAAGGGCTGGTGAAGGTGGGCGATGACGGGTTATGGGCGGAAGATCGCTGGAATCCGTTGTACTATGCCATTCGGGTGGAACAAGTGGCGTTGCCGTTGTATCCGCAATGGGGCACGGAGCCCAATGGCTTCTACATTCCCCCACGCCAAGCCCCACGGGGCTACATCCGGCAGATGTTCGGGCCGGGAGTGGATAATGCGATAGAGAAGTATCTGGTGCCGAGCCGGGAATTGTTGGCGGTGCTGCAGTTGTGGCGGGCGAGCCAACAGATCATCTTCCGGTATGACGTGATTCCGGGACCGAAAGTGTTCGAAACCCAAATCCATGGGCGGAAGTTTGAGATGTACAACGACACGGTGTTGGGGTTCAACAAATCGGGCAAGGAAGCGGTGCGGCAGCAAGTGGAAGAGCCGATTTACATCCGCCCGGCCGAGCGGGTGAACTGGCTGTAG
- a CDS encoding molybdopterin-dependent oxidoreductase, whose amino-acid sequence MFVTKRQFLKITASTVAAVALADKALALTALQPVIEVGNPLGEYPDRSWERVYHDQYRYDSSFTWCCSPNDTHACRIRAFVRNGVVMRVEQNYDHQTYEDLYGNRGTFAHNPRMCLKGFTYHRRVYGPYRLKGPLMRRGWKAWMDDGSPELTPTIMTTYKFNARYLDDMLRVSWDTAFTYLAKAMIVIANRYSGEAGARRLREQGYPPEMIEMMKGSGVRSMKFRAGMPVLGVIGKMGITRMNGGCGALLDSWVRKVGPDSAQGGRYFNNLTWHGDQDPSQPFWSGAQAIDCDLSDMRFTKMNTSWGKNFVENKMPEAHWKLESIERGARVVVITPEYNPTAQRADYWMPVRPETDGALFLGACKIILDEGLQDSDFIRSGTDLPLLIRTDTLQYLDPRDVIKDYAFPDFSKSYSGKVQGLSASQVARLGGCMVWDLNQQKAVPLHRELVGWHFKNSGLDPALTGTFRVKLLSGREADVMPLFQMYQVHLQDYDLDTVHQINRCPKDLIVRWARDNGTIKPAAIHNGEGVCHYFHMTSMGRAAAMVMILTGNMGKFGTGCHTWSGNYKVGVWAATPWSGEGIGIHTGENPFKITTDPNAHGKEVNYRPYYYGEETTYWNHGDTALIVNTPKYGRRVFTGKTHMPTPSKLRWVANVNILNNAKHHYDMVKNVDPHIEVIVTQDIEMTSDVNHADVSFAVNGWMEFTYPEMTATVSNPWFQVWKGGIRPLYDTRNDLDTVAGVAAKLTEMTGDGRFRDYFKFVYDNRVDVYLQRLLDAGNCSYGYNADTMLKSEKGWMVMTRTYPRVPLWEEVNESKPQWTRSGRLETYRVEPEAIEYGENFIVHREGPEATPYLPNAIMSSNPYIRPDDYGVPITAQHHDDKTIRNIKLPWSEIKRYANPLWEKGYQFYCVTPKTRHRVHSQWSVNDWVQMYESNFGDAYRMDKRTPGVGEHQIHINPAAAKDRGINDGDYVYIDGNPVDRPYRGWKPSDPYYKVARLMIRAKYNPAFPYHVTMAKHAPYVSTAKSVKGHETRPDGRAIALDTGYQSNFRYGAQQSFTRSWLMPMHQLDSLPGKMANKWKFKWGFEIDHHAVNTVPKECLIRISKAEDGGIGGRGPWEPVRTGFTPGQENEFMIKWLKGDHIKIKV is encoded by the coding sequence ATGTTTGTAACAAAAAGGCAATTTTTGAAAATTACGGCAAGCACCGTAGCTGCTGTGGCGTTGGCGGATAAAGCGCTGGCGTTGACGGCGTTACAGCCAGTCATCGAAGTTGGAAATCCTCTCGGGGAATATCCCGACCGCTCATGGGAGCGGGTCTACCACGATCAATATCGCTATGACAGTTCGTTTACCTGGTGTTGTTCCCCCAATGACACCCATGCCTGTCGGATCCGGGCGTTTGTCCGAAACGGGGTCGTTATGCGGGTCGAGCAGAATTATGATCATCAAACGTATGAAGATCTCTATGGCAACCGTGGTACGTTCGCGCATAACCCCCGGATGTGCCTGAAGGGGTTTACCTACCATCGTCGAGTCTATGGGCCCTACCGGTTGAAGGGACCTTTGATGCGGCGAGGCTGGAAAGCCTGGATGGATGACGGAAGTCCGGAGTTAACGCCAACTATCATGACCACATATAAATTCAATGCCCGCTATCTGGATGATATGTTGCGGGTCTCTTGGGATACCGCGTTTACGTATTTGGCCAAGGCCATGATCGTGATCGCCAACCGGTATAGCGGCGAGGCTGGAGCGAGGAGATTGCGGGAGCAAGGGTATCCGCCGGAAATGATCGAGATGATGAAGGGCTCGGGAGTCCGGAGTATGAAGTTCCGTGCCGGTATGCCTGTGTTAGGTGTCATTGGAAAAATGGGCATTACCCGCATGAACGGAGGATGCGGAGCCTTGTTGGATAGTTGGGTGAGAAAAGTCGGACCGGACAGTGCCCAGGGGGGGCGGTATTTTAATAATTTAACCTGGCACGGAGATCAGGATCCTTCTCAGCCTTTCTGGTCAGGTGCGCAAGCCATCGATTGTGATCTTTCTGACATGCGGTTCACCAAGATGAACACGAGCTGGGGTAAAAACTTTGTTGAAAACAAGATGCCGGAAGCGCATTGGAAACTCGAATCCATCGAACGGGGCGCCCGAGTGGTGGTCATTACCCCGGAATACAATCCGACGGCACAACGAGCCGATTATTGGATGCCGGTCCGCCCCGAGACCGATGGCGCGTTATTTCTTGGGGCATGCAAAATTATTTTAGACGAAGGTCTTCAGGACAGCGATTTCATTCGATCCGGTACGGATCTCCCCTTGTTGATTCGGACGGATACCTTGCAATATTTGGATCCGCGAGACGTTATAAAGGATTATGCGTTCCCGGATTTCTCCAAATCTTACTCCGGCAAGGTTCAAGGGCTGTCGGCTTCGCAGGTCGCTCGCCTTGGAGGGTGTATGGTATGGGACCTCAACCAGCAGAAGGCGGTTCCCCTTCATCGTGAACTGGTGGGTTGGCATTTTAAAAACAGCGGCCTTGATCCGGCGTTAACGGGAACGTTCAGGGTGAAATTGCTGAGTGGGAGGGAGGCAGATGTCATGCCCCTTTTCCAGATGTACCAGGTTCATCTGCAGGATTACGATCTGGATACCGTCCATCAAATCAATCGATGTCCGAAAGACCTTATTGTGCGATGGGCTAGAGATAACGGAACCATCAAGCCTGCCGCCATTCATAATGGAGAAGGCGTCTGTCACTATTTTCATATGACGTCGATGGGACGTGCGGCCGCCATGGTGATGATACTGACCGGAAACATGGGGAAATTCGGAACCGGATGTCATACATGGTCAGGAAACTATAAAGTTGGTGTTTGGGCGGCCACTCCATGGTCAGGGGAGGGCATTGGCATTCATACCGGGGAAAATCCGTTCAAGATCACGACGGATCCGAATGCCCATGGGAAAGAGGTTAATTACCGTCCGTACTATTACGGCGAAGAAACGACCTACTGGAATCACGGCGATACGGCGTTGATTGTGAATACGCCGAAGTACGGTCGTCGGGTGTTTACGGGCAAAACGCATATGCCGACGCCGAGCAAGCTTCGATGGGTTGCCAATGTCAATATTCTCAATAATGCCAAGCACCATTATGACATGGTTAAAAATGTGGATCCCCACATTGAAGTGATTGTGACTCAGGACATTGAAATGACATCCGATGTGAATCATGCCGATGTGTCATTCGCGGTGAACGGGTGGATGGAGTTTACCTATCCGGAAATGACCGCCACCGTTTCGAATCCCTGGTTCCAGGTGTGGAAAGGCGGCATCCGGCCGTTGTATGACACACGGAACGATTTGGATACGGTCGCGGGCGTCGCGGCTAAACTCACCGAAATGACGGGGGATGGGCGGTTCCGCGATTACTTTAAGTTTGTCTATGACAATCGCGTGGACGTGTATCTGCAACGGTTGTTGGATGCGGGCAACTGCTCCTATGGCTATAACGCGGATACGATGTTGAAGTCGGAAAAGGGCTGGATGGTCATGACCCGGACCTATCCTCGCGTCCCATTGTGGGAAGAAGTCAACGAATCGAAACCGCAGTGGACGCGTAGCGGACGCCTGGAAACCTACCGGGTGGAGCCGGAAGCCATTGAATATGGGGAAAACTTCATTGTCCATCGGGAAGGCCCGGAGGCAACCCCGTATTTGCCGAATGCGATCATGTCCTCCAATCCGTATATCCGGCCGGATGACTATGGGGTGCCGATCACGGCGCAACATCATGACGACAAAACCATCCGCAACATCAAGTTGCCCTGGTCGGAAATTAAACGGTACGCCAATCCGCTTTGGGAGAAGGGGTATCAGTTCTATTGCGTCACTCCGAAGACCCGGCATCGGGTGCATAGCCAATGGTCGGTGAATGACTGGGTGCAGATGTATGAATCCAACTTTGGGGATGCCTATCGGATGGATAAGCGGACGCCAGGAGTTGGCGAGCATCAAATCCATATCAACCCGGCCGCGGCCAAAGATCGGGGGATCAACGATGGGGACTATGTCTACATCGACGGCAACCCGGTGGACCGGCCGTATCGGGGCTGGAAGCCCAGTGACCCGTATTACAAGGTGGCGCGGTTAATGATCCGGGCGAAGTACAACCCGGCGTTCCCGTACCATGTCACGATGGCCAAGCATGCGCCGTATGTGTCGACCGCGAAGTCGGTGAAAGGGCATGAAACCCGGCCGGATGGACGGGCGATTGCGCTGGACACGGGCTATCAATCGAACTTCCGGTATGGAGCGCAGCAGTCGTTTACCCGCAGTTGGCTGATGCCCATGCACCAACTAGACTCGTTGCCGGGCAAAATGGCTAATAAATGGAAATTCAAATGGGGGTTTGAAATCGATCACCATGCGGTCAATACCGTGCCGAAGGAATGTCTCATCCGTATTAGCAAAGCGGAGGATGGCGGTATCGGCGGCCGTGGACCGTGGGAGCCGGTTCGGACCGGGTTTACCCCAGGCCAGGAGAATGAATTCATGATCAAATGGCTGAAGGGTGATCATATTAAGATCAAAGTGTAA
- a CDS encoding formate/nitrite transporter family protein: MDYVKPYGAVESMLAGAYFGVATSLVVSVAVETGFWIDGALLFPFELALAILLGMEIVTGRLTLIPCSMISANDHTERVGISRVLAHWGWVFLHNLPGSALYAVLLAIVLTTGGDAPVSAVGTKLIVIAEAMTTYYAHHGDAGLLTVVNMFLIPAGMLLGAKISVSHRWLRNQNPVTLGNLVGGMFFTGLAMNYAHGSAPIVPQQVQNVNHASASLSAKPGGNVCL; encoded by the coding sequence ATGGACTATGTCAAACCTTACGGTGCTGTCGAGAGTATGCTGGCCGGCGCGTATTTTGGTGTGGCGACCAGTTTGGTTGTGAGCGTGGCTGTCGAAACCGGATTTTGGATTGACGGCGCCTTACTCTTTCCGTTTGAGCTCGCGTTGGCGATCCTGCTCGGGATGGAAATTGTCACCGGGAGATTGACGCTGATTCCCTGCTCGATGATCTCAGCCAATGACCACACAGAGCGCGTGGGCATCTCTCGAGTTCTTGCCCATTGGGGATGGGTCTTTTTGCACAATCTCCCGGGCAGCGCCCTCTATGCCGTGTTGCTCGCCATCGTGCTCACCACCGGAGGTGATGCTCCAGTCTCCGCAGTCGGGACCAAACTGATTGTTATTGCGGAAGCGATGACGACGTATTATGCCCATCATGGCGATGCGGGGTTACTGACGGTGGTGAACATGTTTCTCATTCCTGCCGGCATGTTATTGGGAGCAAAGATCAGTGTGTCTCACCGGTGGCTCAGGAACCAAAATCCGGTCACGTTGGGCAATTTGGTCGGCGGAATGTTCTTCACCGGCCTGGCAATGAACTATGCACATGGCTCAGCCCCCATAGTTCCTCAACAGGTTCAGAACGTCAACCATGCCTCTGCTTCTCTATCAGCTAAGCCGGGAGGCAATGTCTGCTTGTGA
- a CDS encoding cytochrome ubiquinol oxidase subunit I, which produces MNKFLKEYISAYTPDELNDLRGRGMKGVRREMSGRKLKKNAAIILISLITVMLLLPIGIAMPILFGNGEAIASGGGGQSPQSAQEVVEGEEGEAPVEMGRDIYYKTEGVVSSETAPVTADNTHDYPRYGNFESRVLIWVANQQHLYYGSFVLAVPIFCMVIEFIGMVTKDKAMAKKYDQLAYDFIRISLTAYSLTAILGGILLFTFLTLYPTFFSYLSGIFRPVMHIYALLFVAESGTLYIYYYGWDRMREGVLKWVHLSIAVVLNVIGTVLMFLANSWIAFMMSPAGVDEQGRYLGNIWHAIHSALWNPLNVHRILGNMAFGGSVVAAYAAYRFLSAKTDEERAHYDWMGYVAMFIAVIFLIPLPFAGYWLMREVYAYRQQMGITLMGGLLAWLFIIQATMIGALFLSTSYYLWQCFGRMPGAERFQRYIKYLVFIAVVGLLVFITPHTIVMTPAELKAMGGQQHPVLGNYGVMSAKNGGINMLIIVTIVSFIWYQRGNLIPAVKWKKFGNIFMTCFFVVGSLNIIWLAIYGYFIPANVRIGLSVPQVATTMSCLLLMMPMNLAMLKNAKVAGPIQWGKMPARSQYALIALATEFTWMMALMGYIRSSVRLFWHVNEVMRDNSPWAYTHTIGFAANMISFNVLLFWSTILFVFWLAAFAGKKSPVPETPKVPESQAVPQFTPQAASRS; this is translated from the coding sequence ATGAATAAATTTCTCAAGGAGTACATTTCGGCTTACACGCCTGATGAGCTCAATGATCTTCGGGGGAGAGGAATGAAAGGAGTGCGTAGAGAAATGAGTGGAAGGAAACTTAAAAAAAATGCCGCAATCATCCTGATCAGCTTGATCACGGTAATGCTGTTGCTCCCGATCGGTATTGCTATGCCTATTCTGTTTGGAAATGGTGAAGCCATCGCATCGGGGGGAGGAGGGCAAAGTCCTCAGTCTGCTCAAGAGGTGGTCGAAGGAGAGGAAGGCGAAGCGCCGGTCGAAATGGGTCGGGATATTTATTACAAGACAGAGGGCGTGGTGTCGAGTGAAACGGCTCCGGTCACCGCGGACAATACGCATGATTATCCCCGCTATGGCAATTTTGAAAGTCGAGTGCTGATTTGGGTTGCGAACCAGCAGCATTTATATTACGGCAGTTTTGTCTTGGCGGTTCCTATCTTCTGCATGGTGATTGAGTTCATCGGCATGGTGACAAAGGATAAGGCCATGGCGAAGAAATACGACCAGCTGGCCTATGATTTTATCCGAATCAGTCTGACGGCATATTCGCTCACCGCGATTCTTGGGGGAATTCTTCTCTTTACCTTCCTCACTCTGTATCCCACATTTTTCAGCTATCTTTCGGGAATTTTCCGTCCCGTCATGCACATCTACGCTTTGCTGTTCGTCGCCGAAAGCGGAACGCTGTATATCTACTACTACGGATGGGACAGGATGAGGGAAGGAGTCCTGAAGTGGGTGCATCTCAGTATCGCCGTGGTCTTGAATGTCATTGGAACCGTGCTGATGTTTTTAGCGAATTCGTGGATCGCCTTCATGATGTCACCGGCAGGGGTGGATGAACAAGGACGATACCTCGGGAATATTTGGCATGCGATTCATAGCGCGTTGTGGAATCCGCTGAATGTTCATCGAATTTTAGGAAATATGGCATTCGGAGGCAGCGTCGTTGCCGCCTACGCGGCCTATCGGTTTTTATCCGCTAAAACCGATGAAGAACGTGCCCATTACGACTGGATGGGATACGTCGCGATGTTTATCGCCGTCATTTTCCTCATTCCATTGCCGTTTGCGGGCTATTGGCTCATGCGGGAGGTATATGCCTATCGCCAGCAAATGGGAATTACCCTGATGGGAGGCCTCCTCGCTTGGTTGTTTATTATTCAGGCCACCATGATCGGTGCCCTTTTTCTGAGTACGAGTTATTACTTGTGGCAATGCTTTGGCCGGATGCCGGGTGCGGAACGATTTCAACGGTATATTAAGTATCTGGTGTTTATTGCGGTCGTGGGATTACTGGTGTTCATCACGCCCCATACCATTGTCATGACCCCGGCTGAGTTGAAAGCCATGGGAGGTCAACAGCATCCCGTTTTAGGAAACTATGGGGTGATGTCGGCCAAAAATGGCGGAATCAATATGCTCATCATTGTGACGATTGTGAGTTTCATTTGGTATCAGCGCGGCAATTTGATTCCGGCCGTGAAATGGAAAAAGTTCGGCAATATTTTCATGACCTGTTTTTTCGTGGTCGGCAGTCTCAATATTATTTGGTTAGCCATCTATGGGTATTTCATTCCGGCAAACGTTCGGATTGGGCTGTCAGTTCCTCAAGTCGCCACCACAATGTCGTGCCTCTTGTTAATGATGCCGATGAATCTGGCCATGCTGAAAAATGCCAAGGTGGCGGGTCCCATTCAATGGGGCAAAATGCCGGCGAGATCGCAATATGCTCTGATTGCTCTGGCCACGGAATTTACCTGGATGATGGCCTTGATGGGATACATCCGCTCATCAGTCCGTCTCTTCTGGCATGTGAACGAGGTCATGCGGGATAACTCGCCTTGGGCTTATACCCATACCATCGGGTTTGCCGCGAATATGATCTCCTTCAATGTTCTGCTGTTCTGGTCGACTATTCTATTCGTGTTCTGGCTGGCGGCTTTTGCTGGGAAAAAATCGCCGGTACCGGAAACGCCGAAGGTCCCAGAGTCACAGGCTGTGCCGCAGTTCACTCCTCAAGCGGCCAGTCGTTCCTGA